A part of Candidatus Methylomirabilota bacterium genomic DNA contains:
- a CDS encoding amidohydrolase family protein: MNYTRISADCHLDLPWMPPDLFTSNASAALKDRMPFTKDGPDGPFWTCRNGQSFGLVNGVGPAGQKFVPGMHHRVDVMAKTGLYDDGKKGIRRVSDPQLRIKDMDRDGVDAEVMYGILGAATRLNDHEAANEMFRIYNDWLVDFCRHYPAREIGLACLPYGDIPAAVQEIHRVAKLGLRGLELSCSWDMEPMWHPAWEPIWKAVNEVNLPLHFHTFPSLPPGKLDSQTGLTRRAAFFTVVSGFQMNLVNILAAVIGAAVLERYPNVRIAFGESGIGWIPYALDRMDFEWEDRFHDLGLTMRPSDYWKRQCKATFQFDRIGTKLIEDMGVETLMWGSDYPHGDGVWPESTRYIDEQFGHLPPDVTRKITCENAGKFYGLIR; this comes from the coding sequence ATGAACTACACGCGTATCTCCGCCGATTGCCACCTCGACCTCCCCTGGATGCCGCCGGACCTCTTCACCTCGAACGCCTCCGCGGCCCTCAAGGATCGCATGCCCTTCACGAAGGATGGACCGGACGGGCCCTTCTGGACCTGCCGGAACGGCCAGTCGTTCGGATTGGTGAATGGCGTGGGCCCGGCCGGCCAGAAGTTCGTCCCCGGCATGCACCACCGCGTGGACGTGATGGCGAAGACCGGCCTCTACGACGACGGCAAGAAGGGCATCCGGCGGGTGAGCGATCCCCAGCTCCGCATCAAGGACATGGATCGCGACGGCGTCGACGCCGAGGTGATGTACGGGATCCTGGGCGCCGCCACCCGGCTCAACGACCACGAGGCCGCCAACGAGATGTTCCGCATCTACAACGACTGGCTCGTGGACTTCTGCCGCCACTACCCGGCGCGCGAGATCGGACTGGCCTGCCTGCCCTACGGCGACATCCCGGCCGCAGTGCAGGAGATCCACCGGGTCGCCAAGCTGGGGCTGCGGGGGCTGGAGCTCTCGTGCTCCTGGGACATGGAGCCGATGTGGCATCCCGCGTGGGAGCCCATCTGGAAGGCCGTGAATGAGGTGAACCTCCCGCTCCACTTCCACACCTTCCCCTCGCTGCCGCCGGGCAAGCTCGACTCCCAGACCGGGCTCACCCGGCGCGCGGCCTTCTTCACGGTCGTCTCGGGCTTCCAGATGAACCTGGTGAACATCCTCGCCGCCGTCATCGGCGCCGCCGTGCTCGAGCGCTATCCCAACGTGCGCATCGCCTTCGGCGAGAGCGGTATCGGCTGGATCCCCTACGCCCTCGATCGCATGGACTTCGAGTGGGAGGACCGCTTCCACGACCTCGGCCTCACGATGCGCCCCAGCGACTACTGGAAGCGCCAGTGCAAGGCGACGTTCCAGTTCGACCGCATCGGCACCAAGCTGATCGAGGACATGGGCGTCGAGACCCTCATGTGGGGCTCGGACTATCCCCACGGTGACGGCGTCTGGCCCGAGTCCACCCGCTACATCGACGAGCAGTTCGGGCACCTGCCCCCGGACGTGACGCGCAAGATCACCTGCGAGAACGCGGGGAAGTTCTACGGCCTGATCCGGTAA
- a CDS encoding CBS domain-containing protein, with translation MTVAAILSAKGSHVESTTPETTLYSVVWTLKGRGIGALVVLSEDRTRILGIVSERDIVRGLIEHGEHLLAMPVSRVMTSPVLTCAPEDRVTAVMARMTRHRVRHLPVVDGDRLCGLVSIGDLVKSRLDELELEANILRENLIVSH, from the coding sequence ATGACCGTCGCCGCCATCCTGAGCGCCAAGGGAAGCCATGTCGAGTCGACCACGCCCGAGACGACCCTCTACTCCGTCGTCTGGACCCTCAAGGGCCGGGGCATCGGAGCCTTGGTGGTTTTGAGCGAGGACCGCACGCGCATCCTCGGAATCGTCTCGGAGCGCGACATCGTTAGAGGGCTGATCGAGCATGGCGAGCACCTGCTCGCGATGCCGGTGTCCCGGGTGATGACGAGCCCGGTACTCACGTGCGCGCCGGAGGATCGGGTGACCGCGGTGATGGCACGCATGACGCGCCACCGTGTGCGTCATCTTCCGGTGGTCGACGGCGACCGGCTCTGCGGCCTCGTCAGCATCGGCGACCTGGTCAAGAGCCGACTCGACGAGCTCGAGCTGGAGGCGAACATCCTGCGAGAGAACCTGATCGTGAGTCATTGA
- a CDS encoding DUF5009 domain-containing protein — MTGRLVSLDVFRGITVAGMVLVNNPGTWSVIYAPLRHADWHGWTPTDLIFPFFVFIVGVAIPFSLAGRAGGGADAALPRVLRRALLIFALGIVLNGFPWFQWATLRIPGVLQRIAVCYLVAALIYLATGWRGQAVWAAALLLGYWALMMLVPVPGHGAGDLGKEWNLAAYLDRAVLGSAHMWRVAKVFDPEGILSTVPAAATALAGVLTGEWLLSGRAPAVLARGLAWAGVVGLAVGWLSGLVFPINKSLWTSSYVVFTAGWALVVLAFCYWLIDVRGVRRWGAPFVVFGVNALALYFLSTLMAKLFVLIHVGEPPRLLQAWLFTHVFAPWASPVNASLAYALTYLALWWAIMWALLRAGVRIRV; from the coding sequence GTGACGGGGCGCCTCGTCTCCCTCGACGTGTTTCGCGGGATCACCGTGGCGGGGATGGTGCTGGTGAACAATCCCGGCACCTGGAGCGTGATCTACGCCCCCCTTCGCCACGCCGACTGGCACGGCTGGACACCTACCGACCTGATCTTCCCGTTCTTCGTCTTCATCGTGGGCGTGGCCATCCCGTTCTCGCTGGCCGGCCGCGCCGGTGGTGGCGCCGACGCCGCCCTACCGCGCGTGCTGCGCCGCGCGCTCCTGATCTTCGCCCTCGGCATCGTGCTGAACGGCTTCCCGTGGTTCCAGTGGGCGACGCTTCGCATCCCGGGCGTGCTCCAGCGCATCGCGGTCTGCTATCTCGTCGCCGCGCTCATCTATCTGGCGACGGGGTGGCGGGGCCAGGCCGTCTGGGCGGCCGCGCTGCTGCTCGGCTACTGGGCCCTCATGATGCTGGTGCCGGTGCCGGGCCACGGCGCGGGCGACCTCGGCAAGGAGTGGAACCTCGCGGCCTATCTCGACCGCGCCGTGCTCGGCTCGGCGCACATGTGGCGCGTGGCGAAGGTGTTCGACCCGGAAGGCATACTCAGCACGGTGCCCGCGGCGGCGACGGCGCTCGCGGGTGTGCTCACTGGCGAGTGGCTCCTCAGCGGTCGCGCCCCCGCGGTGCTGGCGCGGGGGCTCGCGTGGGCGGGTGTCGTCGGGCTCGCCGTCGGTTGGCTCTCGGGTCTCGTCTTCCCCATCAACAAGTCCTTGTGGACCAGCTCCTACGTGGTCTTCACCGCGGGCTGGGCGCTGGTCGTGCTGGCGTTCTGCTACTGGCTGATCGATGTCAGGGGCGTCCGACGCTGGGGCGCGCCCTTCGTGGTGTTCGGCGTCAACGCGCTGGCGCTCTACTTCCTCTCGACGCTGATGGCGAAGCTCTTCGTCCTGATCCACGTGGGGGAGCCGCCGCGGCTCCTGCAGGCATGGCTCTTCACCCACGTGTTCGCGCCGTGGGCCTCGCCCGTGAACGCCTCGCTCGCCTACGCGCTCACCTATCTGGCCCTCTGGTGGGCCATCATGTGGGCGCTCCTCCGCGCTGGCGTCAGAATTCGCGTCTAG
- a CDS encoding zinc-binding dehydrogenase, with amino-acid sequence MRAVVLREPGSADRLKLEDVPDPTPGAGEVIVRLKAAALNHRDVWIRSGTGAYAGGFAKPVILGSDGAGEVTAVGRGLDRGLIGRAVVINPSLDWGEGEEAPGPSFRILGLPDDGTYAEAIRIPATNVFAKPARLSFDEAAAIPLAALTAYRAVVSRARVRAGETVLVTGIGGGVSTFALQIAAQLKARVLVTSGSDAKLARARELGAAGGANYRTQDWAREIVALAGGQGPDVVIDSVGGETFARALDILKPGGRIATYGATAGVVKDFAPRAVFWKQITVLGTTMGSPREFEAMLRLYDAGGLRPVVDRVFPLAEAPQAHRRMEEAGQFGKIVLAMS; translated from the coding sequence ATGCGCGCCGTTGTCCTGCGTGAGCCCGGATCCGCCGACCGCCTGAAGCTCGAAGACGTGCCCGATCCCACCCCGGGGGCCGGTGAGGTGATCGTGCGCCTCAAGGCGGCCGCGCTGAACCACCGAGACGTGTGGATCCGCAGCGGTACCGGCGCCTATGCGGGGGGTTTCGCCAAGCCCGTCATCCTGGGCTCGGACGGCGCGGGCGAGGTGACGGCGGTGGGGCGCGGGCTGGACCGGGGCCTGATCGGGCGCGCGGTCGTCATCAATCCGAGCCTCGACTGGGGCGAAGGCGAGGAGGCGCCGGGCCCGAGCTTCCGCATCCTCGGCCTGCCTGACGACGGAACCTACGCGGAGGCCATTCGCATTCCCGCCACCAACGTCTTCGCCAAGCCCGCGCGGCTCTCGTTCGATGAGGCGGCGGCGATTCCGCTCGCCGCGCTCACCGCATACCGCGCGGTGGTGAGCCGGGCGCGCGTGCGGGCCGGCGAGACCGTGCTCGTGACGGGAATCGGCGGCGGGGTGTCGACCTTCGCGCTCCAGATCGCCGCGCAGCTCAAGGCGCGGGTGCTCGTCACGTCGGGCAGCGACGCCAAGCTCGCCCGCGCGCGCGAGCTGGGCGCGGCGGGCGGCGCCAACTACCGCACGCAGGACTGGGCCCGCGAGATCGTGGCGCTGGCGGGCGGCCAGGGCCCCGATGTCGTCATCGATAGCGTGGGCGGGGAGACCTTCGCGCGGGCCCTCGACATCCTGAAGCCGGGAGGTCGCATCGCGACCTATGGCGCCACCGCCGGGGTGGTGAAGGACTTCGCCCCGCGCGCGGTGTTCTGGAAGCAGATCACGGTGCTGGGCACCACCATGGGGAGCCCGCGCGAGTTCGAGGCCATGCTGCGCCTCTACGACGCCGGAGGGCTCCGGCCGGTGGTCGACCGCGTGTTCCCCCTCGCGGAGGCGCCCCAGGCCCACCGCCGGATGGAGGAGGCGGGACAGTTCGGCAAGATTGTGCTGGCCATGAGTTAA
- a CDS encoding Rieske 2Fe-2S domain-containing protein, with protein MLSREDNELLTRVGPGTAMGALLRRYWIPVVRSDEVEAGGRVKRVALLGERLIVHRTPEGMPGLVGEFCPHRGASLYFGRNEPGGMRCPYHGWKFGLDGQCVDMPSEPPESAFAAKVCHDAYPCVDKGGVIWAYMGPADTRPALPELEWTLLPQSHTFISKRVQECNWFQAMEGGIDSSHISFLHAPVRHDDAAVTQAMDRASFGVGAAVETGDRAPRFEVADTDYGVVIGARRAHPQGWYWRITQYLLPFHTMPPADIDDPIVQSHIWVPMDDTRVVNWMVTWHTERPLTAEEIAVHASGGGAHVCDYAPATSEPYGDVRTAANRANDYHMDWESHRTRMYCGIPGFGVQDQAIQESQGAIVDRSRERLGTSDTAIIEVRKRLMTAARALRERDAPAPGRDAEAYLVRSTSIVLPPGVSWMGGAMTRMMVRPGRRLLA; from the coding sequence ATGCTGAGCCGGGAAGACAACGAGCTGCTGACGCGGGTCGGGCCGGGCACCGCGATGGGAGCGCTGCTCCGGCGCTACTGGATTCCCGTGGTGCGGTCCGACGAGGTCGAGGCGGGCGGTCGGGTGAAACGGGTGGCCCTCCTCGGGGAGCGCCTCATCGTCCACCGCACTCCCGAGGGCATGCCCGGCCTGGTCGGCGAGTTCTGTCCCCACCGCGGCGCCTCACTCTACTTCGGCCGGAACGAGCCGGGCGGCATGCGCTGCCCCTACCACGGCTGGAAGTTCGGCCTCGACGGCCAGTGCGTGGACATGCCCAGCGAGCCGCCGGAGTCGGCCTTCGCCGCCAAGGTCTGCCACGACGCCTATCCGTGCGTGGACAAGGGCGGCGTGATCTGGGCCTACATGGGGCCGGCGGACACGCGGCCCGCGCTGCCCGAGCTCGAGTGGACGCTTCTCCCGCAGAGCCACACGTTCATCTCCAAGCGGGTTCAGGAGTGCAACTGGTTCCAGGCCATGGAGGGCGGCATCGACTCCAGCCACATCTCTTTTCTTCATGCCCCCGTTCGCCACGACGACGCGGCGGTGACGCAGGCGATGGATCGCGCGAGCTTCGGCGTGGGCGCGGCGGTGGAGACGGGCGATCGCGCCCCGCGCTTCGAGGTGGCCGACACCGACTATGGGGTGGTGATCGGGGCGCGCCGCGCGCATCCCCAGGGCTGGTACTGGCGCATCACCCAGTACCTTCTTCCGTTCCACACCATGCCGCCCGCCGACATCGACGACCCCATCGTGCAGTCGCACATCTGGGTGCCGATGGACGACACGCGCGTGGTGAACTGGATGGTGACCTGGCACACCGAGCGCCCGCTCACCGCCGAGGAGATCGCCGTACACGCCTCCGGAGGCGGCGCGCACGTGTGCGACTACGCCCCGGCGACGTCCGAGCCCTACGGCGACGTGCGCACGGCGGCCAACCGCGCCAATGACTATCACATGGACTGGGAGTCGCATCGCACGCGCATGTACTGCGGCATCCCGGGCTTCGGCGTGCAGGATCAGGCCATCCAGGAGAGCCAGGGGGCGATCGTCGACCGCTCGCGCGAGCGCCTCGGCACCAGCGACACCGCGATCATTGAGGTGCGCAAGCGCCTGATGACCGCCGCCCGCGCGCTTCGCGAGCGCGACGCTCCCGCGCCGGGACGGGACGCCGAGGCCTATCTCGTCCGCTCGACGTCGATCGTGCTGCCGCCCGGCGTCTCCTGGATGGGCGGAGCCATGACCCGGATGATGGTGCGGCCGGGCCGTCGGCTCCTCGCCTGA
- a CDS encoding SDR family NAD(P)-dependent oxidoreductase, translating to MAAAFYTGEPSRRRMLRCGRRAARDAAAHAWAAGSPAGEDSIVQIDLRGKVALVTGAGRGIGREIAGTLAAEGAITHVTDLRPDYLEAVDADWMAAGWRGRAHRCDVRDAARIAEVVAAVVAEEGRLDVLVNNAGVAPGGLVEELSEETWDLNQDVNCKGTFLTCRAVIPVMKRQRSGRIINAASFAAILPIAGGAAYAASKAGVHYFTRVLAGELGPWNITVNCYAPGMIPTEMNHFAEAPPAHQRRLLDTLTIRRWGEAREVATLVCFLASDLAGYITGTLIDVSGGKLATQIPRLPWEAAAAAGAVTLD from the coding sequence ATGGCGGCGGCATTCTACACCGGCGAGCCGTCGCGACGCCGGATGCTACGATGCGGGCGGCGCGCCGCGCGCGACGCCGCAGCTCATGCCTGGGCCGCCGGATCGCCGGCGGGGGAGGACTCCATCGTGCAGATCGATCTTCGAGGCAAGGTCGCCCTCGTCACCGGCGCGGGCCGTGGCATCGGTCGCGAGATCGCCGGCACCCTCGCCGCCGAGGGCGCCATCACGCATGTCACCGACCTGCGCCCGGACTATCTGGAGGCGGTCGACGCGGACTGGATGGCGGCGGGCTGGCGCGGTCGCGCGCATCGGTGCGATGTGCGCGACGCCGCGCGGATCGCGGAGGTGGTGGCGGCGGTGGTCGCCGAGGAGGGTCGCCTCGACGTGCTGGTGAACAATGCCGGCGTGGCGCCGGGCGGGTTGGTCGAGGAGCTCAGCGAGGAGACCTGGGATCTCAACCAGGACGTCAACTGCAAGGGCACGTTCCTCACGTGCCGTGCCGTCATCCCGGTGATGAAGCGGCAGCGGAGCGGCCGCATCATCAATGCCGCGTCGTTCGCCGCCATCCTGCCCATCGCCGGCGGCGCCGCCTACGCCGCGTCCAAGGCGGGCGTGCACTACTTCACCCGGGTGCTCGCGGGCGAGCTCGGGCCGTGGAACATCACCGTGAACTGCTACGCGCCGGGCATGATCCCCACCGAGATGAATCACTTCGCGGAGGCGCCTCCTGCGCATCAGCGGCGGCTCCTCGATACGCTGACGATCCGGCGCTGGGGGGAGGCGCGCGAGGTGGCGACCCTGGTATGCTTCCTCGCCTCGGATCTGGCCGGCTACATCACCGGCACCCTCATCGACGTGAGCGGCGGAAAGCTTGCCACCCAGATCCCGCGTCTGCCTTGGGAAGCGGCAGCCGCCGCCGGGGCGGTGACGCTCGACTGA
- a CDS encoding D-2-hydroxyacid dehydrogenase, which yields MPPTLLVLPPVSPTARGWATRLAAALPALRVVVAEDEAAAAAAMGDAEAAFGTISPTLLRRAARLRWLQAPQAAPPAGYYFGELIAHPVVVTNFREIYNDHIAAHIMAFVLAFARGLHHYLPQQLRREWRPHPLDSGVVHLPEATALIVGVGGIGAETARLAAEFGMQVMGVDARRRDAPPGVRKLDGPDALDSLLPLADFVILTVPHTPETEGFMHRARFQRMKRSGFFINIGRGLTTRLDDLVAALRAGEIAGAALDVFEQEPLPADHPLWTMPGVLMTPHTAGYGPYLDDRRFEILLDNSRRFLAGQPLRNVVDKTRWF from the coding sequence ATGCCGCCCACCCTTCTGGTGCTCCCGCCCGTCTCGCCGACCGCGCGGGGCTGGGCCACGCGCCTCGCCGCCGCCCTGCCCGCCCTCCGCGTAGTGGTCGCGGAGGACGAGGCCGCCGCCGCCGCGGCCATGGGCGACGCCGAGGCGGCCTTCGGTACGATCTCTCCCACGCTCCTCCGCCGGGCCGCGCGGCTGCGCTGGCTGCAGGCGCCTCAGGCCGCGCCGCCTGCCGGCTACTACTTCGGCGAGCTCATCGCCCACCCGGTGGTCGTCACCAATTTCCGGGAGATCTACAACGATCACATCGCGGCGCACATCATGGCCTTCGTGCTCGCGTTCGCCCGCGGCCTCCATCACTATCTACCTCAGCAGCTGCGCCGCGAGTGGCGGCCTCACCCCCTCGACTCGGGCGTCGTGCACCTGCCCGAGGCCACCGCGCTCATCGTGGGCGTGGGCGGCATCGGGGCGGAGACGGCCCGGCTCGCCGCGGAATTCGGCATGCAGGTGATGGGGGTGGACGCGCGCCGCCGGGACGCCCCGCCGGGCGTGCGGAAGCTCGACGGCCCGGACGCGCTCGACTCGCTCCTGCCCCTCGCCGACTTCGTGATCCTGACCGTCCCGCACACGCCGGAGACCGAGGGGTTCATGCACCGCGCGCGCTTTCAGCGCATGAAGCGCAGCGGCTTCTTCATCAACATCGGGCGGGGCCTGACCACCCGGCTCGACGATCTGGTGGCGGCGCTCCGCGCGGGCGAGATCGCGGGGGCGGCGCTGGACGTGTTCGAGCAGGAGCCCCTGCCCGCCGATCACCCGCTGTGGACCATGCCGGGAGTGCTGATGACGCCGCACACCGCGGGCTACGGCCCCTATCTCGACGACCGGCGCTTCGAGATCCTGCTCGACAACAGCCGGCGATTCCTCGCCGGCCAGCCGCTCCGCAACGTCGTCGACAAGACGCGCTGGTTCTAG
- a CDS encoding ABC transporter ATP-binding protein/permease, with amino-acid sequence MPFVANPVPDPPPQRVSLRRTLPRAWALIRPYWFSDDRWAAWGLLLAVVLLTLGMVYLAVLLNQWNNAFYSALQDKNIVAFRAQLFRVTWLICIFIFLAVYQTYLNQMLEIRWRRWLTNRYLNAYLADRAYYRMQLMARGTDNPDQRIAEDVGLLAAHTLGLFTGGLRAVVTLVTFVAILWGLSGTFAMSVGGSTIHVPGYMVWVAVLYAVGGTWFTDLLGRPLVRLNYDRQRYEANFRFSLVRFRENTEGVALYRGESDELRTFRQRFEDVVSNWWGIMRRQKRMTYFTSGYGLGAWIVPSIVAAPRYFRGELGLGGLMQTSQAFQQVQDALSFFVQSYKEIAAWCAVVERLAGFDRTLEAVRWHAGDTGVRVTEGRPARLTVEGVKIDRPDGHPLIEHINLSLARGESVLLSGASGSGKSTLIRAIAGIWPFGHGEIRIAPDARVLFLPQRPYLPIGSLREVIAYPGAGGGMDDKILREALEAVGLPGLASRLDEEGHWAQQLSPGEQQRIAFARALVQRPEWLFLDEATSALDEANEARLYALMRERLPGTMMFSVGHRGTLGAFHARRLVVQPRADGTAAIVEAPAPPVSPERAEARRSRH; translated from the coding sequence ATGCCTTTCGTGGCTAATCCCGTCCCGGACCCGCCGCCCCAGCGCGTCAGCCTCCGCCGGACCCTCCCCCGCGCGTGGGCCTTGATCCGCCCGTACTGGTTCTCCGACGACCGCTGGGCCGCCTGGGGCCTGCTCCTCGCCGTCGTCCTGCTGACGCTCGGCATGGTGTACCTCGCCGTTCTGCTCAACCAGTGGAACAACGCCTTCTACAGCGCGCTCCAGGACAAGAACATCGTCGCGTTCCGCGCCCAGCTCTTCCGGGTCACCTGGCTGATCTGCATCTTCATCTTCCTCGCCGTCTACCAGACGTACCTGAACCAGATGCTCGAGATCCGGTGGCGCCGGTGGCTGACCAATCGCTACTTGAACGCCTATCTCGCCGACCGCGCCTACTACCGGATGCAGCTCATGGCGCGCGGGACCGACAATCCCGATCAGCGGATCGCCGAGGACGTGGGGCTGCTCGCCGCCCACACCCTCGGGCTCTTCACCGGCGGCCTGCGCGCCGTCGTGACCCTGGTGACATTCGTGGCGATCCTGTGGGGCCTTTCCGGCACCTTCGCCATGTCCGTGGGCGGGTCCACGATTCACGTGCCCGGTTACATGGTGTGGGTCGCGGTGCTCTACGCGGTTGGCGGCACGTGGTTCACCGACCTGCTCGGCCGTCCCCTCGTCCGCCTGAACTACGACCGGCAGCGCTACGAGGCCAATTTCCGGTTCAGCCTGGTCCGCTTCCGCGAGAACACGGAGGGCGTCGCCCTCTATCGCGGCGAGTCGGACGAGCTCCGGACCTTCCGCCAGCGCTTCGAGGACGTGGTGTCGAACTGGTGGGGGATCATGCGGCGGCAAAAGCGCATGACGTACTTCACGTCCGGCTACGGCCTCGGCGCGTGGATCGTGCCGTCGATCGTGGCGGCCCCGCGCTACTTCCGCGGGGAGCTGGGGCTGGGCGGGCTCATGCAGACCAGCCAGGCCTTCCAGCAGGTGCAGGACGCGCTCAGCTTCTTCGTGCAGTCGTACAAGGAGATCGCGGCCTGGTGCGCGGTGGTGGAGCGGCTCGCCGGCTTCGACCGCACGCTCGAGGCGGTGCGCTGGCACGCGGGCGACACCGGCGTGCGCGTCACCGAAGGGCGCCCCGCGCGCCTGACCGTGGAGGGCGTGAAGATCGACCGGCCCGACGGCCATCCCCTCATCGAGCACATCAACCTGTCGCTCGCGCGGGGCGAGTCGGTGCTTCTGAGCGGCGCGTCGGGGTCGGGCAAGAGCACGCTGATCCGCGCCATCGCCGGGATCTGGCCGTTTGGCCACGGGGAGATCCGAATTGCGCCGGACGCGCGCGTGCTGTTCCTGCCCCAGCGGCCCTATCTCCCCATCGGGTCGCTCCGTGAGGTGATCGCGTACCCGGGGGCGGGCGGCGGCATGGACGACAAGATCCTGCGCGAGGCGCTGGAGGCGGTGGGGCTTCCCGGGCTCGCCAGCCGCCTCGACGAGGAGGGGCACTGGGCGCAGCAGCTCTCGCCCGGTGAGCAGCAGCGCATCGCGTTCGCGCGGGCGCTGGTGCAGCGGCCGGAGTGGCTCTTCCTCGACGAGGCGACCTCGGCGCTCGACGAGGCCAACGAGGCGCGCCTCTACGCCCTGATGCGCGAGCGGCTGCCGGGCACCATGATGTTCAGCGTCGGCCACCGGGGAACGCTGGGGGCCTTCCACGCGCGCCGCCTCGTGGTGCAGCCCCGTGCCGACGGCACCGCGGCCATCGTGGAGGCGCCGGCCCCGCCGGTCTCGCCCGAGCGCGCGGAGGCGCGCCGGAGCCGGCACTAG
- a CDS encoding ABC transporter ATP-binding protein, giving the protein MDTPGQSRDVTTASGRFRQLLRALGYFRPDAGRVGLTLGLLLLSIGLNLLKPWPLAILVDSVLGSKPYPAWLPSTMHDWSAPALITALVGLALGLHLVHAAACAGHVYLSINVGLRGLRRVRDDVFGWLQRLSLRYHHGTEAGDIIFRAGTDTCAFQTLFLQGLLIFVSATGTLVFMAVAMARLNLQLTAVALVAVPVLILSIKVFGRAMRMRGTAAQQAEGKVYSLIHQGITALPLIQSHAREHHEHERFTAQTEEARQHKMAQQGLEVVYWGSISVILSACTLGVTWVGARQVLSSSLTVGELLVFLAYVAQLFEPLHQLSQMGATLSSARASTRRVFEILDTPEEVKSRADARPVVLGRDADGADEMPPSAEHMFTEHSFHADGGASAGGLRRPLPVYGNVTYDDVSFSYDSKRPVLQHVSFKLLAGTSVAIIGPSGAGKTTLLNLLPRFFDPVGGAVQLEGVDLRDLRLEDLRAQIALVLQEPIILPTTVAENISYGKPNATMTEIEAAAHAARADVMIEKLPQQYQTVVGDGGARLSVGEKQRINLARAFLKDAPILLMDEPTSALDVESEAQVVASLFALMRGRTTLMVAHRLTTIRRVDKVLVVDGGRLTEMGSPDDLLAQQGYYARVVGGQLQL; this is encoded by the coding sequence ATGGACACTCCAGGGCAATCCCGCGACGTAACCACCGCATCGGGGCGCTTCCGGCAACTGCTCCGGGCGCTCGGCTACTTCCGGCCCGATGCCGGCCGCGTCGGCCTGACGCTGGGCCTGCTGCTGCTGAGCATCGGTCTCAACCTGCTCAAGCCTTGGCCTCTCGCCATCCTGGTCGACAGCGTCCTGGGCAGCAAGCCCTATCCGGCATGGCTGCCTTCGACGATGCACGACTGGAGCGCGCCGGCCCTCATCACCGCGCTGGTCGGCCTGGCGCTGGGGCTGCACCTGGTGCACGCCGCCGCGTGCGCCGGCCACGTGTACCTCTCCATCAACGTGGGCCTCCGCGGGCTGCGTCGCGTGCGCGACGACGTCTTCGGCTGGCTGCAGCGGCTGTCCCTGCGCTACCATCATGGCACCGAGGCCGGCGACATCATTTTCCGCGCGGGCACGGACACCTGCGCCTTCCAGACCCTGTTCCTCCAGGGCCTGCTGATCTTCGTCAGCGCCACCGGCACACTCGTCTTCATGGCGGTGGCGATGGCAAGGCTGAACCTGCAGCTCACCGCGGTGGCGCTGGTCGCGGTGCCCGTGTTGATCCTCTCCATCAAGGTATTCGGTCGCGCCATGCGGATGCGCGGCACCGCCGCCCAGCAGGCGGAGGGCAAGGTGTACTCGCTGATCCATCAGGGCATCACCGCGCTGCCGCTCATCCAGAGCCATGCGCGTGAGCACCACGAGCACGAGCGCTTCACCGCCCAGACCGAGGAAGCGCGCCAGCACAAGATGGCGCAGCAGGGCCTGGAGGTCGTCTACTGGGGCTCGATCTCCGTGATCCTGAGCGCGTGCACGCTGGGCGTGACCTGGGTGGGGGCCCGGCAGGTCCTGAGCTCGTCGTTGACCGTCGGCGAGCTGCTCGTCTTCCTGGCCTACGTCGCGCAGCTCTTCGAGCCCCTCCATCAGCTCTCCCAGATGGGGGCCACGCTGTCGAGCGCGCGCGCGAGCACGCGGCGGGTCTTCGAGATCCTGGACACCCCGGAGGAAGTGAAGAGCCGCGCGGACGCGCGGCCGGTGGTGCTGGGGCGGGACGCCGACGGGGCCGACGAGATGCCCCCGTCCGCGGAGCACATGTTCACGGAGCACTCGTTCCACGCCGACGGGGGCGCGTCCGCGGGCGGGCTTCGCCGGCCGCTGCCCGTGTACGGCAACGTCACCTACGACGACGTGTCGTTCTCCTACGACAGCAAGCGGCCGGTGCTGCAGCACGTGAGTTTCAAGCTGCTGGCGGGCACGTCCGTCGCCATCATCGGTCCGAGCGGCGCGGGCAAGACCACCCTGCTGAACCTGCTGCCGCGGTTCTTCGATCCCGTGGGCGGCGCCGTGCAGCTCGAGGGCGTGGATCTCCGCGACCTCCGCCTGGAAGACCTCCGCGCCCAGATCGCCCTGGTGCTCCAGGAGCCGATCATCCTTCCCACGACGGTGGCGGAGAACATCTCCTACGGGAAGCCGAACGCGACGATGACGGAGATCGAGGCCGCCGCGCACGCCGCCCGCGCCGACGTGATGATCGAAAAGCTCCCGCAGCAGTACCAGACGGTCGTCGGGGACGGCGGCGCGCGCCTCTCCGTCGGCGAGAAGCAGCGCATCAACCTCGCGCGCGCCTTCCTCAAGGACGCCCCCATCCTCCTGATGGACGAGCCCACGAGCGCGCTCGACGTGGAGAGCGAGGCGCAGGTGGTGGCGAGCCTGTTCGCGCTGATGCGGGGTCGCACCACCCTGATGGTGGCGCACCGCCTGACGACGATTCGCCGGGTGGACAAGGTGCTCGTCGTGGATGGCGGCCGGCTGACCGAGATGGGATCGCCCGACGACCTGCTCGCGCAGCAGGGTTACTACGCCCGGGTCGTCGGCGGCCAGCTGCAGCTCTAA